From Carassius auratus strain Wakin chromosome 22, ASM336829v1, whole genome shotgun sequence, a single genomic window includes:
- the LOC113039553 gene encoding uncharacterized protein LOC113039553 isoform X2, giving the protein MTLFIFIAVWVLQIGAAGGVEDSVLVSLMEGDSVVLHTDVKTKQQEKIKWFFDDTRIAQISDLLRKNCTDVECNEGTERFRDRLKLDHQTGSLTIMNITNTDSGEYKLQIIKTNSMSENIFRVTVRKTDEMKTKRVNEGESVTLDPGVIKNTNDLKKWYFHDTFIAVFDRDASKIFTDDELEDADGRFRDRLKLNNQTGSLTITDTRTTDSGDYELKIITNSSSICRQYSIIVISEKSLSGTGSNGIEFLVIAGLCVGVELVVADVTGENYWFVYAHVWCGFIQSLLQKYE; this is encoded by the exons ATGACGCTGTTCATTTTCATCGCAGTGTGGGTTTTACAGATTG GTGCAGCAGGTGGTGTTGAAGACAGTGTTTTAGTGTCactgatggagggagattcagtcgtTCTTCACACTGATGTTAAAACAAAACAGCAAGAAAAGATTAAATGGTTTTTTGATGATACTCGCATCGCTCAAATCAGTGACCTTCTCAGGAAGAACTGTACAGATGTTGAGTGTAATGAAgggactgagagattcagagacagactgaagctggatcatcagactggatctctgaccatcatgaacatcacaaacacagactctggagaatataaattACAGATCATCAAAACCAACAGCATGAGCGAAAATATCTTTCGAGTCACTGTCCGGA aGACGGATGAAATGAAGACTAAGAGAGTGAAcgagggagaatctgtcactttgGATCCTGGtgtaataaaaaacacaaatgatttGAAGAAGTGGTATTTTCATGATACTTTCATCGCTGTTTTTGATAGAGATGCCAGCAAGATCTTTACAGATGATGAGTTAGAAGATgctgacgggagattcagagacagactgaaactgaacaatcagactggatctctgaccatcacagacaccagaaccacagactctggagattaTGAGCTAAAGATCAtcaccaacagcagcagcatctGTCGGCAGTACAGCATCATAGTTATCAGTGAAAAGAGCTTAAGTGGAACTGGCTCTA ATGGAATTGAGTTTCTTGTTATAGCAGGATTATGTGTTGGAGTTGAGCTTGTCGTTGCGGATGTAACAGGTGAGAATTACTGGTTTGTCTATGCGCATGTGTGGTGTGGTTTCATTCAGTCATTAttgcaaaaatatgaataa
- the LOC113039553 gene encoding uncharacterized protein LOC113039553 isoform X1, whose product MVPFVYAFLRVIYSEHVISSPGAAGGVEDSVLVSLMEGDSVVLHTDVKTKQQEKIKWFFDDTRIAQISDLLRKNCTDVECNEGTERFRDRLKLDHQTGSLTIMNITNTDSGEYKLQIIKTNSMSENIFRVTVRKTDEMKTKRVNEGESVTLDPGVIKNTNDLKKWYFHDTFIAVFDRDASKIFTDDELEDADGRFRDRLKLNNQTGSLTITDTRTTDSGDYELKIITNSSSICRQYSIIVISEKSLSGTGSNGIEFLVIAGLCVGVELVVADVTGENYWFVYAHVWCGFIQSLLQKYE is encoded by the exons ATGGTGCCCTTTGTATATGCTTTCTTAAGAGTTATTTATAGTGAACATGTCATTTCTTCTCCAGGTGCAGCAGGTGGTGTTGAAGACAGTGTTTTAGTGTCactgatggagggagattcagtcgtTCTTCACACTGATGTTAAAACAAAACAGCAAGAAAAGATTAAATGGTTTTTTGATGATACTCGCATCGCTCAAATCAGTGACCTTCTCAGGAAGAACTGTACAGATGTTGAGTGTAATGAAgggactgagagattcagagacagactgaagctggatcatcagactggatctctgaccatcatgaacatcacaaacacagactctggagaatataaattACAGATCATCAAAACCAACAGCATGAGCGAAAATATCTTTCGAGTCACTGTCCGGA aGACGGATGAAATGAAGACTAAGAGAGTGAAcgagggagaatctgtcactttgGATCCTGGtgtaataaaaaacacaaatgatttGAAGAAGTGGTATTTTCATGATACTTTCATCGCTGTTTTTGATAGAGATGCCAGCAAGATCTTTACAGATGATGAGTTAGAAGATgctgacgggagattcagagacagactgaaactgaacaatcagactggatctctgaccatcacagacaccagaaccacagactctggagattaTGAGCTAAAGATCAtcaccaacagcagcagcatctGTCGGCAGTACAGCATCATAGTTATCAGTGAAAAGAGCTTAAGTGGAACTGGCTCTA ATGGAATTGAGTTTCTTGTTATAGCAGGATTATGTGTTGGAGTTGAGCTTGTCGTTGCGGATGTAACAGGTGAGAATTACTGGTTTGTCTATGCGCATGTGTGGTGTGGTTTCATTCAGTCATTAttgcaaaaatatgaataa